Proteins from a genomic interval of Marinobacter gudaonensis:
- a CDS encoding C40 family peptidase: protein MPRSLQSVALLAAITLVLGGCASTGGMSPEPSPQAQTMPAEAQRSGKAQKLWQVFERYRGTPYEYGGTSAQGFDCSGFIVTAFREGLGQQLPRTTSQMLALGDVVHPGQIQPGDVVFFQIGGKEQHAGIYMGGDRFVHASTSSGVIQSSISGYYWQGRLTEARRFD from the coding sequence ATGCCCAGGTCCCTGCAGAGCGTGGCGTTACTCGCCGCAATAACCCTTGTCCTTGGCGGATGTGCAAGCACCGGTGGTATGTCGCCGGAGCCGTCGCCTCAGGCGCAGACTATGCCCGCTGAAGCCCAACGTTCCGGCAAGGCGCAGAAGCTCTGGCAAGTGTTCGAACGTTACCGCGGCACGCCCTATGAGTATGGTGGCACATCGGCCCAGGGCTTTGATTGTTCGGGGTTTATTGTTACGGCGTTCCGGGAAGGGCTGGGGCAGCAACTGCCGCGTACCACTTCGCAAATGCTGGCCCTGGGCGATGTCGTCCATCCCGGCCAGATCCAGCCGGGGGATGTGGTGTTCTTCCAGATCGGCGGCAAGGAGCAGCACGCCGGCATCTACATGGGTGGGGATCGGTTTGTCCATGCCTCGACCTCCTCCGGCGTTATCCAATCGTCCATCAGCGGCTATTACTGGCAAGGCCGCCTGACCGAGGCGCGACGGTTCGACTGA
- a CDS encoding putative signal transducing protein, which produces MQIAYRARDLTEAHIVAGLLKANGIEAHVGGHYLQGAMGEIGASGFTNVHVEDEDLYQARQLVSEYEASAGNGASRVANGEDDRTDHYARWFLLALALIALILLQVY; this is translated from the coding sequence TTGCAAATTGCCTATCGGGCCAGAGACCTCACCGAAGCCCACATTGTCGCGGGCCTGCTGAAAGCCAATGGCATAGAGGCCCATGTTGGCGGCCACTACCTCCAGGGCGCCATGGGTGAAATCGGCGCCTCCGGCTTCACCAACGTGCATGTGGAGGACGAAGATCTTTACCAGGCGCGCCAACTTGTCTCGGAGTATGAAGCCAGCGCAGGCAACGGTGCCAGCCGCGTTGCCAATGGCGAGGACGACCGCACCGATCACTACGCGCGTTGGTTTTTGCTGGCCCTGGCCTTGATTGCGCTGATCCTGTTACAGGTGTACTGA
- a CDS encoding DUF2721 domain-containing protein yields the protein MDLTTPALLFPAISLLLLAYTNRFLVLAQLIRQLKQMDTEEDHALIARQIGMLRKRIVLTKRMQAFGVLSFFLCTVSMFLLFLGASLPGVVAFGASLVLLSFSLLYSLYEIQISTNAINVELSSFEARKSADREDMDYS from the coding sequence TTGGACCTGACAACCCCCGCCCTGCTCTTCCCGGCCATTTCGCTGCTGCTTCTGGCCTACACCAACCGGTTCCTGGTTCTGGCGCAGTTGATCCGCCAGCTCAAGCAGATGGACACCGAAGAGGACCACGCGCTGATTGCCCGGCAAATCGGCATGCTGCGCAAGCGGATCGTACTGACCAAACGCATGCAGGCCTTCGGCGTGCTCAGTTTCTTCCTGTGCACGGTGTCGATGTTTCTGCTGTTTCTGGGTGCAAGCTTGCCAGGGGTGGTCGCCTTCGGCGCCAGCCTGGTGCTGCTGTCTTTCTCGCTGCTCTATTCTCTCTACGAAATACAGATCTCCACCAACGCCATCAATGTGGAGCTTTCCAGTTTCGAGGCCCGCAAGAGTGCGGACAGGGAAGACATGGATTACTCCTGA
- a CDS encoding SDR family oxidoreductase yields the protein MADQPVMLITGASSGIGAETAKAAAEQGYRLVLAARSEDKLKGLQQSLGGEEKVLTVQCDVQSSDDQKNMVDRALQTFGRIDAVFANAGRGGEPGGFSGADPEVWKDMILTNIYGVGLTLQHCLPALRESRGHLLLTGSAAGRVTIPGSMYSATKWAVSAIGYGVREELRGSGIRVTLIEPGMVDTPFFDERPEHALKPEDIANAVMYAVAQPAHVDVNEILVRPTPKVE from the coding sequence ATGGCAGACCAACCGGTAATGCTGATCACCGGCGCTTCCTCGGGGATTGGCGCTGAAACCGCGAAAGCCGCCGCAGAGCAGGGCTACCGCCTGGTGCTGGCGGCACGCTCCGAAGATAAACTCAAGGGCCTGCAACAGTCGTTGGGCGGTGAGGAAAAGGTATTAACCGTTCAGTGCGATGTGCAAAGCAGCGATGACCAGAAAAACATGGTGGACCGGGCGTTGCAGACCTTCGGACGCATTGATGCTGTGTTCGCCAACGCCGGCCGGGGCGGCGAACCGGGCGGATTCAGCGGGGCCGATCCCGAGGTCTGGAAGGACATGATCCTCACCAATATCTACGGTGTTGGGCTTACGTTACAGCACTGCCTGCCGGCGCTGCGGGAGAGCAGGGGCCACCTGTTGCTGACCGGCTCTGCCGCCGGGCGTGTGACCATCCCCGGTTCCATGTACAGTGCCACTAAATGGGCGGTATCGGCCATTGGCTACGGCGTGCGGGAAGAGCTCCGTGGCTCCGGCATCCGCGTAACCCTGATTGAACCGGGCATGGTTGATACACCGTTCTTCGACGAGCGGCCAGAGCATGCCCTGAAACCGGAAGACATTGCCAACGCCGTGATGTATGCGGTGGCGCAGCCGGCCCATGTGGATGTGAACGAAATTCTGGTCCGGCCCACACCCAAAGTTGAGTAA
- a CDS encoding LysR family transcriptional regulator ArgP: protein MIDYKLLEALATVVETGGFERAGLALGLSQSAVSQRIRTLEIRLGQPVLVRSPVLRATPAGQRLLNHVQQVQLLERDLAKSIPALSEPAARLRIALNADSLATWWAAAVGEVSTREGLLLDLVVEDQDIGLRRMREGDVAACLCSSPQSVAGARCVHIGTMTYSPLARPDYVRRYFGKGLNELSLQTAPAIVFGPNDQLQHRFLAQCGYHGTFPHHLCPSSEGFVKLALAGMGYGMIPELQAHAEIQAGRLVSVAPEHTLEVSLYWHFWRHGGGVMERLTNALRSAAILHSTG, encoded by the coding sequence ATGATTGATTACAAACTGCTGGAAGCGCTTGCAACGGTGGTTGAGACTGGTGGATTCGAGCGCGCTGGCCTGGCGCTGGGGCTGAGCCAGTCGGCGGTGTCCCAGCGCATACGAACCCTGGAAATACGGCTCGGCCAGCCGGTACTGGTGCGCAGCCCCGTGCTCAGGGCCACACCGGCCGGACAACGACTGCTCAACCACGTCCAACAGGTGCAGTTACTGGAGCGGGACCTGGCAAAATCCATCCCCGCCCTTTCCGAGCCAGCCGCGCGCCTGCGCATCGCTCTGAATGCCGATAGTCTGGCAACCTGGTGGGCGGCCGCGGTAGGTGAGGTTTCAACCCGGGAAGGTCTGTTGCTCGACCTGGTGGTGGAAGACCAGGACATCGGACTGCGCCGCATGCGCGAAGGGGACGTAGCCGCTTGCTTATGCAGTAGCCCGCAATCGGTGGCCGGCGCGCGATGCGTGCACATTGGCACCATGACCTACAGCCCCCTGGCCAGGCCGGACTATGTGCGGCGGTATTTCGGCAAGGGCCTGAACGAATTGAGCCTGCAAACGGCACCGGCTATTGTATTTGGACCCAACGATCAGCTGCAGCACCGGTTTCTCGCCCAGTGCGGCTACCATGGCACCTTTCCCCACCACCTTTGCCCTTCCTCGGAAGGTTTTGTAAAACTGGCACTGGCGGGCATGGGCTATGGCATGATCCCGGAACTGCAGGCACACGCGGAAATCCAGGCCGGCCGACTGGTGAGCGTGGCGCCGGAACACACGCTGGAGGTGTCCTTGTACTGGCACTTCTGGCGCCACGGCGGCGGCGTGATGGAGCGATTGACCAATGCCTTGCGCTCCGCCGCTATCCTTCATTCCACAGGCTGA
- a CDS encoding bifunctional GNAT family N-acetyltransferase/carbon-nitrogen hydrolase family protein → MCPPFSDPDQRLYVRNATLADIPGIIQLSRRVYEGTGMYGYTRGPLTGQINTFPEGQFVAMLGETVVGYCATFRIAGDIALQAHDWTSITGNGYASRHDPEGDWLYGMEVCVDPDCRGYRIGERLYNERKQLCQALNLQGVVFAGRLPSLRQRLKKFGSVEAYVDAIKGKEQKDPVLSFQLHQGFEVHGIIPHYLDADHDSMGYGIHLIWRNPKVPRNGHAEPRKRYGHRMRDTVRIGTVQYQQRPVASFDEFSEIVRYFVDVVSTYKGDFVVFPELFTLQLLSIEARKGTPAETFAAVALYAERYRELMRDLALRYNINIVGGSTPVREEDGAIRNMAYVFLRDGQVFSQPKIHPTPNEAFWWNVQGGNRVSAIETDCGTVGVLVCYDAEFPELTRHLVDQGVQIVFVPFCTDERQSYLRVRYCCQARAVENQVYVVMSGNVGNLPNVPNMEIQYGQSCILTPCDFPFARDGIAADTEPNVETVAFADLRPEVLITARNSGTVKNLQDRRHDLYSVSWRGE, encoded by the coding sequence ATGTGCCCGCCGTTTTCCGATCCTGATCAACGCCTTTACGTTCGTAACGCCACCCTTGCGGATATTCCCGGCATTATTCAGCTCAGCCGCCGGGTGTACGAAGGCACCGGCATGTACGGCTACACCAGAGGCCCGCTTACCGGTCAGATCAACACGTTTCCGGAGGGCCAGTTTGTTGCCATGCTCGGCGAGACGGTGGTGGGCTACTGTGCCACCTTCCGGATTGCCGGCGACATCGCCCTGCAGGCCCACGACTGGACATCCATAACCGGTAACGGCTACGCCTCCCGGCATGACCCGGAGGGTGACTGGCTGTACGGCATGGAGGTGTGTGTAGACCCGGACTGCCGCGGCTATCGCATCGGCGAGCGGCTCTACAACGAACGCAAACAGCTGTGCCAGGCCCTGAACCTGCAGGGCGTGGTGTTCGCCGGCCGCCTGCCGAGCCTGCGACAGCGCCTGAAAAAGTTTGGCAGCGTTGAAGCCTACGTGGACGCAATCAAGGGCAAAGAGCAGAAGGACCCGGTGCTGTCGTTCCAATTGCACCAGGGGTTCGAGGTGCACGGCATCATTCCTCACTACCTGGATGCCGACCATGACTCCATGGGGTACGGTATTCACCTGATCTGGCGTAATCCCAAGGTACCTCGCAATGGCCACGCAGAACCGCGCAAGCGCTATGGCCACCGCATGCGCGACACCGTGCGCATTGGCACCGTTCAGTACCAGCAGCGCCCGGTGGCTTCGTTTGACGAGTTCAGCGAGATCGTCCGCTATTTCGTGGATGTGGTCTCCACCTACAAGGGCGACTTCGTGGTGTTTCCGGAGCTGTTTACCCTGCAGTTACTGTCCATCGAGGCGCGCAAGGGCACTCCGGCGGAAACCTTTGCCGCAGTGGCCCTCTACGCCGAGCGCTACCGGGAACTGATGCGGGACCTGGCGTTGCGTTACAACATCAACATCGTGGGCGGCTCCACACCGGTACGGGAGGAGGACGGTGCCATCCGCAACATGGCGTACGTGTTCCTGCGCGACGGTCAGGTATTCAGCCAGCCCAAGATCCACCCGACCCCCAACGAGGCCTTCTGGTGGAACGTGCAGGGCGGCAACCGGGTGAGCGCCATTGAGACGGATTGCGGAACCGTCGGGGTGCTGGTGTGTTACGACGCCGAGTTCCCGGAACTGACGCGACACCTGGTGGACCAGGGCGTACAGATCGTTTTCGTGCCCTTCTGCACGGACGAGCGCCAGAGCTATCTGCGGGTGCGCTACTGTTGCCAGGCCCGGGCCGTGGAGAACCAGGTCTATGTGGTGATGTCGGGGAATGTGGGTAACCTGCCCAACGTGCCGAACATGGAAATCCAGTACGGACAGAGTTGCATCCTGACCCCCTGTGACTTTCCTTTTGCCCGGGACGGCATCGCCGCCGATACCGAACCCAACGTGGAAACCGTGGCCTTCGCCGATCTGCGGCCGGAAGTGCTGATCACCGCCCGCAACAGTGGTACCGTGAAAAACCTCCAGGACCGCCGCCACGACCTGTACAGCGTAAGCTGGCGCGGCGAGTGA
- a CDS encoding alpha/beta hydrolase, with protein MLWILLAVIALVVAATLTLFRLEDLSHLDRQQHPVREGTPSPANREVLGRIREMGEASRGLRGKARLMALRKHMDGLSEGLELASEFRFCEEPRGEWALAPGCDTRRRILYIHGGAWAAGSPRSHRAITDRLSTITRAAVFAVDYRLMPEHRFMDGVRDCRDAYIWLVKHGPEGAEPADFLVVAGDSAGGSHTLGLIAWARDNGLRQADAAIALSPSTDLTLTAPSNRDNIGTDPLLGPVFGGLSKIPLPVIWWATLAAFRVSPTSPVASPLRGNLENLPPTLIQASDTEMLLDNARRYAARATAAGSPVALHTWPGMVHVWQIFVPLLPEAEEAFDDIRDFLSDVESGRFGAAPRESSTG; from the coding sequence ATGCTCTGGATACTGCTTGCCGTCATTGCCCTAGTGGTTGCGGCCACTCTGACCCTGTTTCGTCTTGAGGATCTCTCGCACCTGGACCGACAGCAACACCCAGTGCGGGAGGGCACGCCAAGCCCGGCCAACCGGGAGGTCCTCGGGCGCATACGGGAGATGGGCGAGGCCTCCCGGGGCCTACGTGGCAAAGCGCGACTGATGGCGCTGCGCAAGCATATGGATGGCCTGAGCGAGGGCCTGGAACTGGCCTCGGAGTTCCGGTTTTGCGAGGAACCCCGAGGTGAGTGGGCACTGGCCCCGGGATGCGACACACGGCGGCGCATTCTGTACATCCATGGGGGCGCCTGGGCCGCGGGCAGCCCACGCAGCCATCGGGCCATCACCGACAGGCTGTCCACGATCACCCGGGCGGCAGTGTTTGCCGTGGATTACCGCTTGATGCCTGAGCACCGGTTCATGGACGGTGTGCGAGATTGCCGTGATGCCTACATCTGGCTGGTGAAACACGGCCCCGAGGGCGCCGAGCCAGCCGATTTTCTGGTGGTTGCGGGGGATTCCGCCGGTGGCAGTCACACCCTCGGGCTCATCGCCTGGGCCAGGGACAATGGCCTGCGCCAGGCCGACGCCGCCATTGCCCTGTCACCGTCTACCGACCTGACCCTGACGGCACCCAGCAACCGCGACAACATCGGTACCGATCCGCTGCTCGGGCCGGTATTCGGTGGCCTGTCGAAAATACCATTACCGGTGATCTGGTGGGCGACCCTGGCAGCCTTCCGGGTTTCTCCCACCAGCCCGGTCGCCTCGCCGCTGCGGGGCAACCTGGAAAACCTGCCGCCAACGCTGATTCAGGCGAGCGATACCGAAATGCTGCTCGATAACGCCCGGCGCTATGCGGCACGAGCCACGGCGGCCGGCTCTCCCGTGGCCCTGCACACCTGGCCAGGCATGGTGCATGTGTGGCAGATTTTCGTCCCCCTGTTGCCCGAAGCCGAAGAGGCCTTTGACGACATCCGGGATTTTCTCTCCGATGTCGAGTCCGGGCGTTTTGGGGCAGCCCCCCGGGAATCGTCCACCGGCTAG
- a CDS encoding SDR family oxidoreductase, whose protein sequence is MEPHVTSSDRVALVTGGAKGIGRAIVQDLSQSGWLVAFCDTDREAGEQLAATDRRHIRFFQGDVASETDVERVVAATIEWAGRLDALVNNAGIANPETGPVEQLSLAQWQRRLDVNLTGPFLVTKHAVPTLRESRGAIVNMASTRALQSEPHTEAYAATKGGIVALTHALAMSLGPDIRVNCISPGWIDTRAWQGGKDPVAPLDADDHGQHPAGRVGEPEDIAGLVAYLISPAASFITGQNFVADGGMVRKMIYRE, encoded by the coding sequence ATGGAGCCCCATGTGACGTCATCGGATCGAGTTGCGCTGGTTACCGGCGGCGCCAAAGGTATAGGCCGGGCCATTGTGCAGGACCTGTCCCAGTCCGGCTGGCTGGTGGCGTTCTGTGATACTGATCGGGAGGCCGGTGAGCAGCTGGCGGCCACCGACCGGCGTCACATCCGCTTCTTCCAGGGAGATGTGGCCTCTGAGACGGACGTGGAGCGCGTGGTCGCGGCCACTATCGAATGGGCAGGCCGCCTGGATGCGCTGGTCAATAACGCCGGTATCGCCAACCCGGAGACCGGGCCAGTCGAACAGCTCAGCCTTGCGCAATGGCAGCGGCGGCTGGATGTGAACCTTACAGGTCCTTTCCTGGTCACCAAACACGCCGTTCCGACGCTTCGTGAGAGCCGTGGTGCCATAGTGAACATGGCCTCCACCCGTGCGCTTCAGTCGGAGCCGCACACGGAGGCCTACGCCGCCACCAAAGGTGGTATTGTTGCCCTGACCCATGCCCTGGCCATGAGTCTGGGCCCGGACATTCGCGTGAATTGTATCAGCCCCGGCTGGATCGACACCCGGGCCTGGCAGGGTGGCAAGGATCCGGTGGCTCCGCTCGATGCCGACGACCATGGCCAGCACCCGGCTGGCCGGGTGGGGGAGCCTGAGGATATAGCCGGCCTGGTAGCGTATCTGATCTCGCCGGCTGCTTCGTTCATTACCGGCCAGAACTTCGTCGCTGATGGTGGCATGGTTCGAAAGATGATTTACCGGGAATGA
- a CDS encoding SOS response-associated peptidase — protein sequence MCGRFTFYTPPDTLILQFFPEGMEVDGTFEPSYNIPPGTGIPMIRMGMTGSLIMAHSHWGFRPSWAGDKAPAPINARAETAATSKYFRDAFTHHRCLIPANGWYEWQQNEQGKTPHYITPANPEQDPAIFLAGLWTPHEGDETTACAIITEPASEHLKHIHDRQPVVLDPECLRDWLNPDITERGHVRSVTHRLDPARLHAIPVSPEVNNPRHDSPALIRAV from the coding sequence ATGTGCGGACGATTCACCTTCTACACACCGCCGGACACTCTCATCCTGCAATTCTTCCCGGAAGGCATGGAGGTAGACGGGACCTTTGAGCCCAGCTACAACATTCCTCCGGGAACCGGCATCCCGATGATACGAATGGGCATGACCGGAAGCCTGATCATGGCTCATTCCCACTGGGGATTTCGACCTTCCTGGGCCGGCGACAAAGCTCCGGCGCCGATCAATGCCCGGGCAGAAACTGCGGCCACATCGAAATACTTCCGGGACGCCTTCACCCACCACCGCTGCCTGATTCCGGCCAACGGCTGGTACGAATGGCAGCAGAACGAGCAGGGCAAGACCCCTCATTACATTACGCCAGCGAATCCAGAACAGGATCCCGCGATTTTCCTGGCCGGACTCTGGACGCCCCACGAGGGGGACGAAACCACGGCTTGCGCCATCATCACCGAACCCGCCAGTGAACACCTGAAACACATTCACGACCGCCAGCCGGTGGTGCTCGATCCAGAGTGCCTCAGGGACTGGCTGAATCCTGACATTACCGAACGGGGACACGTACGGTCGGTAACCCACCGCCTTGATCCTGCGCGGCTACATGCCATTCCCGTTTCCCCGGAGGTGAACAATCCAAGGCACGATTCGCCAGCGCTGATCAGGGCAGTGTGA
- a CDS encoding LysE/ArgO family amino acid transporter, with amino-acid sequence MLESYLTGLIVCGGIIVAIGAQNAYLLSQAIRREHHWWSAGLCMVADVTLFTLGMFGISAALMAMPEALEILRWLGVAFLGWLAIQSFVRAGRGRAALEAGEVTKRSLRAVVFTTLAVTLLNPQVYLDTLLLIPAVGAQQEDATTFVAGASSASILWFGLLAWGGSALAPILARPMAWRIIDGVIGVMMAAIALHLTVSGL; translated from the coding sequence GTGCTTGAGAGTTACCTGACCGGACTGATTGTTTGCGGCGGCATTATCGTGGCTATAGGAGCGCAAAATGCCTATCTGCTGAGCCAGGCCATTCGCCGCGAACACCACTGGTGGTCAGCCGGGTTGTGCATGGTGGCGGATGTCACACTGTTTACTCTGGGTATGTTTGGCATCAGCGCCGCACTGATGGCAATGCCCGAAGCCCTGGAGATCCTGCGCTGGCTTGGGGTGGCGTTCCTTGGCTGGCTCGCAATTCAGTCGTTCGTGCGGGCCGGTCGTGGCCGGGCTGCGCTGGAGGCGGGTGAGGTGACCAAACGGAGCCTCAGGGCGGTAGTGTTTACCACGCTGGCGGTTACCCTGCTCAACCCTCAGGTGTACCTGGATACACTGCTCCTGATTCCCGCGGTTGGTGCCCAGCAGGAAGACGCGACCACCTTCGTTGCCGGTGCCAGCAGTGCCTCCATTCTCTGGTTTGGCTTGCTGGCCTGGGGTGGCTCGGCGCTGGCACCCATCCTCGCCCGCCCAATGGCCTGGCGAATTATTGATGGCGTGATTGGCGTGATGATGGCGGCGATTGCTCTGCATCTCACGGTCAGTGGTCTCTAG
- a CDS encoding gamma-glutamylcyclotransferase family protein — MPCAPPLSFIPQAELRRKAIRRTQRVAVYGTLKRGRSNSRVLQGSRFIGTDTLPGLALYHLGAYPGVVEEPSFNVHVEVYAVTKPTLEALDELEDFFPERPGSSLYIRRTMDTRHGPAWVYIYNRPVKTIQRLNSGSW, encoded by the coding sequence ATGCCTTGCGCTCCGCCGCTATCCTTCATTCCACAGGCTGAACTGAGGAGAAAGGCAATCAGACGGACACAGCGAGTCGCGGTATACGGCACCCTGAAACGGGGACGCTCCAACAGCCGGGTTCTGCAAGGCAGCCGTTTTATCGGTACGGACACCCTGCCCGGCCTGGCCCTTTACCACCTGGGAGCCTATCCGGGGGTGGTTGAGGAGCCGTCCTTTAACGTGCACGTTGAGGTTTACGCCGTAACCAAACCAACGCTCGAGGCCCTGGACGAACTGGAGGACTTTTTCCCGGAGCGTCCCGGAAGCAGCCTCTACATTCGGCGAACCATGGATACCCGCCACGGGCCGGCCTGGGTGTATATTTACAATCGACCGGTCAAGACCATTCAGCGACTCAACTCCGGGAGCTGGTAA
- the thpR gene encoding RNA 2',3'-cyclic phosphodiesterase, with amino-acid sequence MPRLFFGVEIPPAIKERLLNVQAPVDGAKWQNAEQLHLTLLFLGTLDDDQVSTVCASARGIQQAQFWLAVSGLGCFGQPQKPRNLWAAVAPTEPLSLLHDALMSRIQGPARPSESRAFRPHITLARFKRQAGSVEALLDEHGNAAFGHFPVDEFCLFESSQGPSGSVYSALERFPLGTGD; translated from the coding sequence GTGCCACGACTGTTCTTCGGAGTGGAAATCCCGCCGGCTATCAAAGAGCGCCTGCTGAACGTCCAGGCGCCCGTTGACGGCGCCAAATGGCAGAATGCCGAGCAACTGCACCTTACTTTGCTTTTTCTGGGGACCTTGGATGATGACCAGGTATCGACGGTGTGTGCGTCGGCCCGGGGCATTCAGCAGGCGCAATTCTGGCTGGCCGTTTCCGGGCTGGGGTGCTTCGGCCAACCGCAGAAGCCCCGTAACCTCTGGGCGGCCGTGGCACCCACGGAGCCTCTGAGCCTGCTTCATGACGCTCTTATGAGTCGGATACAAGGCCCGGCCCGGCCATCTGAGAGCAGGGCCTTCCGCCCCCACATCACTCTGGCCCGCTTCAAGCGTCAGGCCGGTTCTGTGGAAGCGCTGCTGGACGAGCACGGTAACGCCGCTTTTGGCCATTTCCCAGTGGATGAATTCTGCCTGTTCGAGAGCAGCCAGGGGCCATCCGGCTCCGTGTACAGCGCGCTCGAACGCTTTCCGCTGGGAACTGGTGACTGA
- the arfB gene encoding alternative ribosome rescue aminoacyl-tRNA hydrolase ArfB, whose translation MLKLSNAVELADWEIDMTQIRAQGAGGQNVNKVASAVHLRFDILHSTLPPFYKERLMALNDHRISKEGVLIIKAQSFRTLELNKEDALQRLKELIQEAVKPRKARRPTKPSRSSQRKRVDKKTQRGKTKALRGKVSL comes from the coding sequence ATGCTGAAACTATCCAACGCTGTTGAACTTGCCGATTGGGAAATCGACATGACCCAGATCCGGGCCCAGGGCGCCGGTGGCCAGAACGTGAACAAGGTGGCATCCGCCGTGCACCTGCGCTTCGACATTCTCCATTCCACTCTCCCGCCCTTCTACAAGGAACGGTTGATGGCGCTCAACGATCACCGCATCAGCAAGGAAGGTGTGCTGATTATCAAGGCGCAGTCCTTCCGCACCCTGGAACTTAACAAGGAGGACGCCCTGCAGCGGCTGAAGGAGCTGATCCAGGAAGCGGTGAAGCCGCGCAAGGCCCGTCGCCCCACCAAACCAAGCCGGTCCTCCCAGCGCAAGCGGGTGGACAAGAAAACCCAGAGGGGCAAGACCAAGGCCCTCCGGGGCAAGGTGTCGCTCTAG
- a CDS encoding DUF4442 domain-containing protein — MNATIRRWFASAAAMRRVLTTFGPYVGAGVKVTHIADDFASATVEMRQHWYNTNYVGTHFGGSLYSMVDPMYMLLLMRRLGNDYIVWDKSASIEFIRPGKGKVTARFELTDERVEEIRTATVGGEKMLPEWDVDIVDESGETVARVHKVLYVRRKQR; from the coding sequence ATGAACGCCACCATACGTCGCTGGTTCGCCAGCGCCGCCGCCATGCGCCGAGTCCTGACCACCTTTGGCCCCTACGTCGGGGCGGGTGTCAAGGTGACCCACATTGCCGATGATTTCGCCTCTGCCACCGTCGAGATGAGGCAGCACTGGTACAACACCAACTACGTGGGCACCCACTTTGGCGGCTCTCTCTACAGCATGGTAGACCCCATGTACATGCTGCTGTTGATGCGGCGACTGGGCAACGACTACATCGTGTGGGATAAATCCGCGAGCATCGAGTTTATCCGCCCCGGCAAGGGCAAGGTGACAGCGAGGTTCGAGCTGACCGATGAGCGGGTGGAGGAAATACGAACGGCGACGGTCGGAGGTGAAAAAATGCTGCCGGAGTGGGATGTCGATATTGTCGACGAATCCGGCGAAACGGTGGCCAGGGTGCACAAGGTACTCTACGTACGCCGCAAACAGCGCTGA
- a CDS encoding CPBP family intramembrane glutamic endopeptidase, which yields MASGTRRKTGFSSSAALLFQGGIGVLGLLAILLFGIPVHLASVGVWSSLIYGLFGAAATYGLLLLLTRVPGLFPENLERQMQGLYNFASSYSPAVLVLLSVLAGVGEELLFRGAVQGWLMTQTGPLTALLAASVLFGLVHYVSFTYFLVATGLGLILGAAYLLSESLLLVMVWHAIYDMIALFCLLRFPRWFGVRPVDQDNSPLQE from the coding sequence ATGGCATCGGGCACACGGCGTAAAACCGGCTTTTCCTCTTCTGCCGCCCTCCTGTTCCAGGGTGGCATTGGCGTTCTCGGGCTGTTGGCCATTCTGCTGTTCGGAATCCCGGTGCATCTGGCCAGCGTCGGCGTCTGGTCCAGTCTCATCTATGGCCTTTTTGGTGCCGCTGCCACCTACGGCCTGCTGCTCCTGCTGACCCGCGTGCCCGGGCTGTTCCCCGAGAACCTGGAGCGGCAGATGCAGGGGCTGTACAACTTCGCATCAAGCTATTCGCCGGCGGTGCTGGTGTTGCTGTCGGTATTGGCCGGGGTGGGTGAGGAACTGCTGTTCCGGGGCGCGGTGCAGGGCTGGCTGATGACCCAGACCGGCCCGTTGACGGCATTGCTGGCAGCGTCAGTGTTGTTCGGGCTGGTTCACTACGTGTCGTTTACCTATTTCCTGGTTGCCACCGGCCTGGGATTGATACTGGGTGCGGCCTACCTGCTCTCTGAGAGCCTGCTGCTGGTCATGGTCTGGCACGCCATTTACGACATGATTGCCCTGTTCTGCCTGCTCAGGTTTCCCCGCTGGTTTGGCGTGCGGCCGGTTGATCAGGACAACAGCCCGCTTCAGGAGTAA